From one Lineus longissimus chromosome 3, tnLinLong1.2, whole genome shotgun sequence genomic stretch:
- the LOC135485719 gene encoding homeobox protein six1-like, with the protein MLSEQGSSPLGSQTTVIPSFGFTQEQVACVCEVLQQSGNIERLARFLWSLPACEHLHKNESVIKAKAVVSFHRGNFRELYKLLETNNFSPHNHPKLQALWLKAHYLEAEKLRGRPLGAVGKYRVRRKFPLPRTIWDGEETSYCFKEKSRNVLREWYAHNPYPSPREKRELAEGTGLTTTQVSNWFKNRRQRDRAAEQKDRDGTGTGGLASAAAELDKAMMEDDSSDCGDGQTHIDEIASETLFSDLQKTQQNMIQIMQQSGSPPNMSHHNGTTDVTGMLSDYHAL; encoded by the exons ATGCTCAGTGAACAAGGATCATCACCTCTCGGTAGCCAAACGACCGTGATTCCGTCGTTTGGTTTCACACAAGAACAAGTGGCGTGTGTTTGTGAAGTTCTTCAGCAAAGTGGTAACATCGAACGGCTCGCTCGATTTCTTTGGTCATTACCGGCCTGTGAACATTTGCACAAAAATGAAAGTGTCATCAAAGCTAAAGCGGTTGTATCGTTTCACCGAGGGAACTTTCGAGAATTGTACAAGCTTTTGGAGACCAACAACTTTTCCCCACATAATCATCCAAAACTACAGGCCTTGTGGTTGAAGGCACACTACCTCGAGGCGGAAAAACTGCGTGGACGACCTCTCGGTGCAGTTGGAAAGTACAGGGTTCGGAGGAAATTTCCACTGCCTCGGACTATCTGGGATGGAGAAGAGACAAGTTATTGTTTTAAGGAAAAGTCACGGAACGTTCTCAGGGAGTGGTATGCCCATAACCCGTATCCGTCGCCGCGGGAAAAGCGGGAGCTTGCAGAGGGAACTGGACTGACAACGACCCAAGTCAGCAACTGGTTTAAAAATAGAAGACAAAGGGACCGAGCAGCTGAACAAAAAGACAG AGATGGGACTGGAACAGGCGGACTGGCTTCGGCCGCAGCGGAGCTCGACAAGGCAATGATGGAAGATGATAGTTCTGACTGCGGAGATGGGCAGACCCACATTGACGAAATTGCTTCCGAAACATTGTTCTCTGATCTGcagaaaacacaacaaaatatgatacaGATTATGCAACAAAGTGGGAGTCCTCCCAATATGAGCCACCACAATGGAACGACTGACGTGACGGGGATGCTGTCGGATTACCACGCCTTGTGA